The following proteins come from a genomic window of Archocentrus centrarchus isolate MPI-CPG fArcCen1 chromosome 3, fArcCen1, whole genome shotgun sequence:
- the LOC115800553 gene encoding PWWP domain-containing DNA repair factor 3A isoform X2 — translation MKGAPRKTRKRKSKEKSPEKHTSDAVSSPGTGESNAVPGSDFGIVCPVEANTPKSGREKMRLAQEVCLTSTPVHSSSFEFLSPISNSPPEAKQGELQYTEFITQIKTTAVDSPCSEAKSQRKRKRQVKQRARKTETETYGKTDEPTVKCRRGRGRKRQTGNLNKDQSSSRSRPRFELQKTDAESQDLSIELSHHEEQLPTLSSQEDKISDEEEEEEELPSFLMQTGKKPPSITEGAFVWHKYRNYPYWPALVKSVNRKQKKASIMFIDDLIIEKKRGFAVALKCLKPFECEEADELVRKAKETYDAAISWALNLITDYSFRIACSSFSGSFIQYFNHDMSYPVRREYPKAASERLTIISDLAMEEPCDVKEDSFSEQQKDVRSSKRLLPDRTGAAHNRANEKLVHFIVKQHMVDAHLLAVIHGQEQSRWLRYFLSDNRRQVVNTYLEDDQQLDQVYFYLNELYTSAVANDPCVAVVKSMDRVPFVLDVLLPEAIIYAIAGVDNVSVKSAEEKYLRGRCLSNRERQQFDLKIEQQMRKKSHPHASVIF, via the exons ATGAAAG GTGCCCCtcggaaaacaagaaaaagaaaatctaaagAGAAATCGCCAGAGAAACACACCTCTGACGCGGTTTCATCTCCAGGCACAGGTGAATCGAATGCTGTGCCAGGCAGCGACTTTGGCATTGTCTGTCCAGTAGAGGCTAATACACCAAAAAGTGGAAGAGAAAAAATGAGACTTGCACAAGAAGTCTGCTTGACCTCCACACCAGTCCACAGCTCTTCCTTTGAATTCCTGTCACCCATTTCAAATTCCCCACCTGAAGCAAAACAAGGGGAACTTCAATACACTGAGTTCATCACACAGATAAAG ACCACAGCAGTAGATTCACCGTGCTCCGAGGCAAAATCTCAAAGAAAACGTAAGAGACAAGTTAAACAAAGGGCAAGAAAGACGGAAACAGAGACCTACGGGAAAACCGACGAACCTACGGTCAAGTGCCGGCGTGGCAGGGGGCGGAAAAGACAGACTGGGAATTTAAATAAAGATCAGTCTTCCTCACGATCTAGGCCAAGATTTGAACTGCAAAAGACTGATGCAGAAAGTCAAG ACCTGTCAATAGAACTGAGTCACCATGAGGAACAGCTCCCTACTTTGTCCTCTCAGGAAGATAAGATaagtgatgaggaggaggaggaggaagagcttCCAAGTTTCCTGATGCAGACAGGCAAAA AACCCCCGTCTATCACAGAAGGAGCGTTTGTGTGGCACAAATATAGAAACTATCCATACTGGCCTGCATTG gTAAAAAGTGTAAACCGTAAGCAGAAAAAAGCCAGTATCATGTTCATTGATGACTTAATCATTGAGAAAAAGAGGGG GTTTGCTGTGGCTCTGAAATGCTTGAAGCCTTTCGAATGTGAAGAAGCTGATGAACTGGTG cgGAAAGCCAAAGAAACATATGATGCTGCAATATCGTGGGCCCTGAATCTGATAACGGACTACAGTTTCCGGATTG CATGCAGCTCATTTTCTGGCTCCTTCATCCAGTACTTTAATCATGACATGA GCTACCCAGTAAGGCGGGAGTATCCAAAGGCAGCTTCAGAGAGACTAACCATCATCAGTGATTTGGCAATGGAGGAGCCGTGTGATGTTAAAGAGGACAGCTTTAGTGAACAGCAGAAAGATGTCAGGAGTTCGAAGAGGCTGCTTCCAGACCGGACGGGTGCTGCGCATAACCGCGCAAATGAGAAGCTCGTACATTTCATTGTCAAGCAACACATGGTGGACGCGCATCTTCTG GCTGTAATCCATGGGCAAGAGCAGTCCAGGTGGCTTCGCTACTTCTTAAGTGACAATCGTAGACAGGTGGTGAACACATACCTGGAAGATGACCAACAACTCGACCAAGTCTACTTCTACCTAAATGAGCTCTatacatcagctgtagccaaCGACCCCTGTGTAGCTGTTGTGAAATCCATGGATCGCGTTCCTTTTGTTCTGGATGTTCTTCTTCCTGAG GCCATTATTTATGCCATTGCTGGGGTGGACAATGTTTCAGTAAAATCAGCAGAGGAAAAATACCTCAGAGGACGGTGTTTAAGTAACAG ggaGAGACAGCAGTTTGATTTGAAGATTGAGCAGCAAATGAGGAAAAAATCACATCCACACGCTTCCGTTATTTTCTGA
- the LOC115800553 gene encoding PWWP domain-containing DNA repair factor 3B isoform X3, with translation MKGTGESNAVPGSDFGIVCPVEANTPKSGREKMRLAQEVCLTSTPVHSSSFEFLSPISNSPPEAKQGELQYTEFITQIKTTAVDSPCSEAKSQRKRKRQVKQRARKTETETYGKTDEPTVKCRRGRGRKRQTGNLNKDQSSSRSRPRFELQKTDAESQDDSLMSSDLSIELSHHEEQLPTLSSQEDKISDEEEEEEELPSFLMQTGKKPPSITEGAFVWHKYRNYPYWPALVKSVNRKQKKASIMFIDDLIIEKKRGFAVALKCLKPFECEEADELVRKAKETYDAAISWALNLITDYSFRIACSSFSGSFIQYFNHDMSYPVRREYPKAASERLTIISDLAMEEPCDVKEDSFSEQQKDVRSSKRLLPDRTGAAHNRANEKLVHFIVKQHMVDAHLLAVIHGQEQSRWLRYFLSDNRRQVVNTYLEDDQQLDQVYFYLNELYTSAVANDPCVAVVKSMDRVPFVLDVLLPEAIIYAIAGVDNVSVKSAEEKYLRGRCLSNRERQQFDLKIEQQMRKKSHPHASVIF, from the exons ATGAAAG GCACAGGTGAATCGAATGCTGTGCCAGGCAGCGACTTTGGCATTGTCTGTCCAGTAGAGGCTAATACACCAAAAAGTGGAAGAGAAAAAATGAGACTTGCACAAGAAGTCTGCTTGACCTCCACACCAGTCCACAGCTCTTCCTTTGAATTCCTGTCACCCATTTCAAATTCCCCACCTGAAGCAAAACAAGGGGAACTTCAATACACTGAGTTCATCACACAGATAAAG ACCACAGCAGTAGATTCACCGTGCTCCGAGGCAAAATCTCAAAGAAAACGTAAGAGACAAGTTAAACAAAGGGCAAGAAAGACGGAAACAGAGACCTACGGGAAAACCGACGAACCTACGGTCAAGTGCCGGCGTGGCAGGGGGCGGAAAAGACAGACTGGGAATTTAAATAAAGATCAGTCTTCCTCACGATCTAGGCCAAGATTTGAACTGCAAAAGACTGATGCAGAAAGTCAAG ATGACTCTTTGATGTCTTCAGACCTGTCAATAGAACTGAGTCACCATGAGGAACAGCTCCCTACTTTGTCCTCTCAGGAAGATAAGATaagtgatgaggaggaggaggaggaagagcttCCAAGTTTCCTGATGCAGACAGGCAAAA AACCCCCGTCTATCACAGAAGGAGCGTTTGTGTGGCACAAATATAGAAACTATCCATACTGGCCTGCATTG gTAAAAAGTGTAAACCGTAAGCAGAAAAAAGCCAGTATCATGTTCATTGATGACTTAATCATTGAGAAAAAGAGGGG GTTTGCTGTGGCTCTGAAATGCTTGAAGCCTTTCGAATGTGAAGAAGCTGATGAACTGGTG cgGAAAGCCAAAGAAACATATGATGCTGCAATATCGTGGGCCCTGAATCTGATAACGGACTACAGTTTCCGGATTG CATGCAGCTCATTTTCTGGCTCCTTCATCCAGTACTTTAATCATGACATGA GCTACCCAGTAAGGCGGGAGTATCCAAAGGCAGCTTCAGAGAGACTAACCATCATCAGTGATTTGGCAATGGAGGAGCCGTGTGATGTTAAAGAGGACAGCTTTAGTGAACAGCAGAAAGATGTCAGGAGTTCGAAGAGGCTGCTTCCAGACCGGACGGGTGCTGCGCATAACCGCGCAAATGAGAAGCTCGTACATTTCATTGTCAAGCAACACATGGTGGACGCGCATCTTCTG GCTGTAATCCATGGGCAAGAGCAGTCCAGGTGGCTTCGCTACTTCTTAAGTGACAATCGTAGACAGGTGGTGAACACATACCTGGAAGATGACCAACAACTCGACCAAGTCTACTTCTACCTAAATGAGCTCTatacatcagctgtagccaaCGACCCCTGTGTAGCTGTTGTGAAATCCATGGATCGCGTTCCTTTTGTTCTGGATGTTCTTCTTCCTGAG GCCATTATTTATGCCATTGCTGGGGTGGACAATGTTTCAGTAAAATCAGCAGAGGAAAAATACCTCAGAGGACGGTGTTTAAGTAACAG ggaGAGACAGCAGTTTGATTTGAAGATTGAGCAGCAAATGAGGAAAAAATCACATCCACACGCTTCCGTTATTTTCTGA
- the LOC115800553 gene encoding PWWP domain-containing DNA repair factor 3B isoform X1, whose protein sequence is MKGAPRKTRKRKSKEKSPEKHTSDAVSSPGTGESNAVPGSDFGIVCPVEANTPKSGREKMRLAQEVCLTSTPVHSSSFEFLSPISNSPPEAKQGELQYTEFITQIKTTAVDSPCSEAKSQRKRKRQVKQRARKTETETYGKTDEPTVKCRRGRGRKRQTGNLNKDQSSSRSRPRFELQKTDAESQDDSLMSSDLSIELSHHEEQLPTLSSQEDKISDEEEEEEELPSFLMQTGKKPPSITEGAFVWHKYRNYPYWPALVKSVNRKQKKASIMFIDDLIIEKKRGFAVALKCLKPFECEEADELVRKAKETYDAAISWALNLITDYSFRIACSSFSGSFIQYFNHDMSYPVRREYPKAASERLTIISDLAMEEPCDVKEDSFSEQQKDVRSSKRLLPDRTGAAHNRANEKLVHFIVKQHMVDAHLLAVIHGQEQSRWLRYFLSDNRRQVVNTYLEDDQQLDQVYFYLNELYTSAVANDPCVAVVKSMDRVPFVLDVLLPEAIIYAIAGVDNVSVKSAEEKYLRGRCLSNRERQQFDLKIEQQMRKKSHPHASVIF, encoded by the exons ATGAAAG GTGCCCCtcggaaaacaagaaaaagaaaatctaaagAGAAATCGCCAGAGAAACACACCTCTGACGCGGTTTCATCTCCAGGCACAGGTGAATCGAATGCTGTGCCAGGCAGCGACTTTGGCATTGTCTGTCCAGTAGAGGCTAATACACCAAAAAGTGGAAGAGAAAAAATGAGACTTGCACAAGAAGTCTGCTTGACCTCCACACCAGTCCACAGCTCTTCCTTTGAATTCCTGTCACCCATTTCAAATTCCCCACCTGAAGCAAAACAAGGGGAACTTCAATACACTGAGTTCATCACACAGATAAAG ACCACAGCAGTAGATTCACCGTGCTCCGAGGCAAAATCTCAAAGAAAACGTAAGAGACAAGTTAAACAAAGGGCAAGAAAGACGGAAACAGAGACCTACGGGAAAACCGACGAACCTACGGTCAAGTGCCGGCGTGGCAGGGGGCGGAAAAGACAGACTGGGAATTTAAATAAAGATCAGTCTTCCTCACGATCTAGGCCAAGATTTGAACTGCAAAAGACTGATGCAGAAAGTCAAG ATGACTCTTTGATGTCTTCAGACCTGTCAATAGAACTGAGTCACCATGAGGAACAGCTCCCTACTTTGTCCTCTCAGGAAGATAAGATaagtgatgaggaggaggaggaggaagagcttCCAAGTTTCCTGATGCAGACAGGCAAAA AACCCCCGTCTATCACAGAAGGAGCGTTTGTGTGGCACAAATATAGAAACTATCCATACTGGCCTGCATTG gTAAAAAGTGTAAACCGTAAGCAGAAAAAAGCCAGTATCATGTTCATTGATGACTTAATCATTGAGAAAAAGAGGGG GTTTGCTGTGGCTCTGAAATGCTTGAAGCCTTTCGAATGTGAAGAAGCTGATGAACTGGTG cgGAAAGCCAAAGAAACATATGATGCTGCAATATCGTGGGCCCTGAATCTGATAACGGACTACAGTTTCCGGATTG CATGCAGCTCATTTTCTGGCTCCTTCATCCAGTACTTTAATCATGACATGA GCTACCCAGTAAGGCGGGAGTATCCAAAGGCAGCTTCAGAGAGACTAACCATCATCAGTGATTTGGCAATGGAGGAGCCGTGTGATGTTAAAGAGGACAGCTTTAGTGAACAGCAGAAAGATGTCAGGAGTTCGAAGAGGCTGCTTCCAGACCGGACGGGTGCTGCGCATAACCGCGCAAATGAGAAGCTCGTACATTTCATTGTCAAGCAACACATGGTGGACGCGCATCTTCTG GCTGTAATCCATGGGCAAGAGCAGTCCAGGTGGCTTCGCTACTTCTTAAGTGACAATCGTAGACAGGTGGTGAACACATACCTGGAAGATGACCAACAACTCGACCAAGTCTACTTCTACCTAAATGAGCTCTatacatcagctgtagccaaCGACCCCTGTGTAGCTGTTGTGAAATCCATGGATCGCGTTCCTTTTGTTCTGGATGTTCTTCTTCCTGAG GCCATTATTTATGCCATTGCTGGGGTGGACAATGTTTCAGTAAAATCAGCAGAGGAAAAATACCTCAGAGGACGGTGTTTAAGTAACAG ggaGAGACAGCAGTTTGATTTGAAGATTGAGCAGCAAATGAGGAAAAAATCACATCCACACGCTTCCGTTATTTTCTGA